A stretch of Heptranchias perlo isolate sHepPer1 chromosome 1, sHepPer1.hap1, whole genome shotgun sequence DNA encodes these proteins:
- the uchl1 gene encoding ubiquitin carboxyl-terminal hydrolase isozyme L1, which translates to MVPSPVCALMLLFPLSQQHESHRERQTSELSGKGIDSKIYFLRQTISNSCGTIGLVHTVANNQDKLDFVEGSILKKFLNETANLSAEDRAKQLEQNEEIRAAHDATAEEGECRVHEDGTNFHFITFVGIDGHLYELDGRMPFPIDQGETANDGLLQDSAKICREFMERDRGEVRFTAVALCKAS; encoded by the exons ATGGTGCCATCTCCAGTGTGTGCTTTGATGTTGTTGTTTCCTCTCAGTCAACAG CATGAGTCCCACAGAGAACGTCAAACATCAGAACTGAGTGGAAAGGGTATTGACTCTAAAATCTACTTCTTGAGGCAGACTATTTCAAATTCCTGTGGAACTATTGGGCTTGTTCACACTGTTGCTAACAATCAGGATAAACTTGATTTTG TGGAAGGCTCAATATTAAAGAAGTTTCTGAATGAGACTGCCAATTTATCAGCAGAAGATAGAGCCAAGCAACTGGAACAAAATGAG GAGATTCGTGCAGCACATGATGCCACTGCAGAGGAGGGAGAGTGCCGG GTTCATGAAGATGGCACAAACTTCCATTTTATCACTTTTGTTGGTATAGATGGGCACCTCTATGAACTAG ATGGAAGAATGCCATTCCCCATTGACCAAGGAGAAACAGCAAATGATGGACTATTACAG GATTCAGCAAAGATATGCAGAGAGTTTATGGAACGTGATCGCGGAGAAGTTCGTTTCACTGCTGTGGCACTCTGCAAAGCCTCTTGA